A single window of Mesorhizobium shangrilense DNA harbors:
- a CDS encoding acetate--CoA ligase family protein — PLQGMEDGLRAVSNAMRLSELADALSQRTDEEILLPRYAVRSSDEVALDEAAAKAELDASGIAVPRSVVVTPDQTSGLDELNFPVAVKALSAGLAHKSELGAVVLRLGTPEEAWQAVRTMAKKLKHAAPELSIRNFLVEEMVMDGVGELLVGIRRVDSMGLALTIGMGGTEAELLRDTATILLPASRATIAEALRSLKLFLLLDGWRGRPKGDVEAAVDTIQRFAQFAISNEERFVEAEINPLIVRPQGQSAVAVDAVMRLVRHR, encoded by the coding sequence CCCGCTGCAGGGGATGGAAGACGGCCTTCGTGCTGTGTCAAATGCAATGCGCTTGTCGGAGCTGGCGGACGCCCTTTCTCAAAGGACGGACGAAGAAATTCTTCTACCAAGGTATGCGGTTCGTTCGAGCGACGAGGTCGCTCTCGATGAGGCAGCTGCCAAAGCCGAACTGGATGCATCTGGCATAGCGGTGCCCCGAAGTGTCGTTGTGACACCAGATCAAACCAGTGGGTTGGACGAACTTAATTTTCCAGTGGCGGTGAAGGCGCTTAGCGCAGGACTGGCACACAAAAGCGAGTTGGGAGCCGTTGTGCTGCGCTTGGGTACGCCCGAAGAGGCGTGGCAAGCCGTGCGCACCATGGCAAAGAAACTAAAACACGCTGCTCCCGAACTCTCCATTCGCAACTTCTTAGTGGAAGAGATGGTGATGGATGGAGTCGGCGAGTTGCTTGTAGGCATACGCCGGGTAGACTCGATGGGCCTTGCCCTCACGATTGGGATGGGCGGCACCGAAGCGGAACTCCTGCGCGATACTGCCACGATCCTATTGCCCGCCTCGCGTGCTACGATTGCTGAGGCCCTGCGCAGCCTAAAACTGTTCCTACTGCTTGACGGTTGGCGCGGCCGACCGAAGGGCGATGTTGAAGCAGCGGTCGACACCATCCAAAGGTTTGCCCAATTCGCAATCTCCAACGAGGAGCGCTTCGTCGAAGCCGAAATCAATCCGCTGATCGTGCGCCCCCAGGGGCAAAGTGCGGTCGCCGTGGATGCGGTCATGCGGCTGGTCCGGCATCGGTAG
- a CDS encoding CaiB/BaiF CoA transferase family protein has product MGVLKGVKIIEMAGLGPGPFCGMLLADLGADVISVERPAADAGSPRPWALCSRGKRSIIMDLKKPGAVETFLQLIDGADALIEGMRPGVMERLGLGPDVCLARRPSLVYGRMTGWGQSGPLSQAAGHDANYVALSGALWLATQPGQRPEAPPTLLGDVAGGALYLALGILAGILRARQDGRGQVVDAAMVDGSAHLLNLLITFLPELGGSFENAKPAAHGKHWDRAYLCSDGEWIIVQPEEPQFYVEFIRRLGLDHDERFVKGQTTPENWQALGDQLSTIFRTKSRAEWSELLEGTDACFAPVLSPPEAAAHPHIVARQIYKIVDGVLQTAPAPRFSATPSAELSSIPARGHHTQEVLSELKLSSKRVDDLTKAGALGPAA; this is encoded by the coding sequence ATGGGCGTTCTGAAAGGTGTGAAGATCATCGAAATGGCGGGGCTCGGGCCCGGCCCATTTTGCGGTATGTTGCTCGCCGACCTCGGTGCTGACGTGATTTCGGTGGAGCGTCCAGCCGCTGACGCGGGCAGCCCACGGCCATGGGCACTCTGCAGCCGCGGCAAGCGCTCGATCATAATGGATTTGAAGAAGCCCGGAGCAGTCGAGACCTTCCTACAATTGATCGATGGCGCTGACGCTTTGATCGAAGGCATGCGACCAGGTGTAATGGAACGGCTGGGCTTGGGTCCTGACGTTTGCCTCGCACGTCGTCCATCTTTGGTCTATGGCCGAATGACCGGGTGGGGACAGTCGGGCCCCCTATCCCAGGCGGCGGGACACGATGCTAACTACGTGGCCCTTTCCGGAGCGCTGTGGCTTGCGACCCAGCCTGGTCAGCGCCCCGAGGCACCACCGACACTGTTGGGAGATGTCGCAGGTGGCGCACTCTATCTAGCTTTGGGTATCCTCGCTGGCATTCTGCGCGCTAGGCAAGATGGCCGTGGCCAAGTCGTCGATGCCGCAATGGTCGATGGCTCGGCGCACCTGCTAAATCTTCTGATAACGTTTCTTCCCGAGCTTGGCGGCTCGTTCGAAAATGCAAAGCCGGCTGCCCACGGAAAGCACTGGGATCGTGCCTATCTCTGCTCTGATGGTGAGTGGATCATTGTGCAACCTGAGGAGCCTCAGTTTTATGTGGAATTCATAAGACGCCTCGGTTTGGATCACGACGAGCGCTTCGTCAAAGGACAGACGACCCCAGAGAACTGGCAGGCTTTGGGCGATCAGCTGTCGACAATTTTCAGGACGAAGAGCCGAGCCGAATGGAGCGAACTTCTGGAAGGCACTGACGCTTGCTTTGCGCCCGTTCTTTCACCGCCGGAAGCGGCCGCGCATCCCCATATAGTCGCACGCCAAATCTATAAAATCGTCGACGGCGTGTTGCAGACTGCACCTGCGCCACGCTTCTCGGCAACGCCATCGGCAGAATTGTCCTCTATTCCAGCCCGTGGGCACCACACACAGGAGGTGCTCTCGGAACTTAAGCTCAGCTCAAAAAGAGTGGATGACCTGACGAAAGCGGGCGCGCTGGGACCGGCTGCTTAG